The following proteins come from a genomic window of Populus nigra chromosome 6, ddPopNigr1.1, whole genome shotgun sequence:
- the LOC133696499 gene encoding uncharacterized protein LOC133696499, with amino-acid sequence MCGIALIVSGIRIDLSSSTLLQSLNPEPLVTVSIDDLKAALRRRGPDSLGSKKIILQYNKNSSSVEDRELVSVVTDDAEIESDQSFLQNCSNGKAGNYNQLGNSVGELQFIGATLQLRGLNPIIQPFVDSYGNVLIYNGEIFGGIHVESDRNDGEVLMQTLGNCCSCGSSGHTGPCSAAGHGCSSVPNVFSTIKGPWAIIYWQESSRTLWFGRDAFGRRSLVVHWPTVKDSRFLLSSVSPFSSVDQSSDFEVENGTHHNFWEELSCGIYSLSMDASKLDGYLIGEVKNHEWGNAMLLELIKWERVSFNPKPNELHGTLEGQHHMYPASSDIMTFESGPNQTMISLPAHNVLSALRKSVMLRASQHRIFEAGRCYSRREEHVPVAVLFSGGLDSMILAALLDECLDPSYGIDLLNVSFDGQSAPDRISAKAGLKELRRIAPLRRWKLVEIDSDLSKLTLEMKHVMSLINPANTYMDLNIGVALWLAASGDGWVSERPSNNSDENQQRLRYKSEARIVLVGSGADEQCAGYGRHRTKYRCGGWHGLNEEMKLDMQRIWKRNMGRDDRCIADNGKEARFPFLDEDVIRVLLDIPLWEVTNLDQPSGTGDKKILREVAQMLGLHEAAVLPKRAIQFGSRIARESNRKNFGSNRAANQASAGSVVINRS; translated from the exons ATGTGTGGAATCGCCCTGATTGTGTCTGGGATTCGCATCGATTTATCATCATCCACCCTTCTCCAATCTCTTAATCCCGAGCCA TTAGTTACAGTTTCCATAGATGATCTTAAAGCAGCTCTGCGGAGGCGAGGACCTGACAGCTTAGGCAGCAAGAAGATTATACTTCAGTATAATAAAAATTCGAGCTCTGTTGAGGACCGAGAATTGGTGTCCGTAGTAACTGACGACGCTGAAATAGAAAGCGACCAGTCGTTTTTGCAGAATTGCTCCAATGGCAAAGCTGGTAATTACAACCAACTAGGGAATTCTGTTGGCGAACTGCAATTTATCGGTGCCACATTGCAGCTGAGGGGACTGAATCCTATAATTCAGCCATTTGTTGACTCCTACGGGAATGTACTAATTTATAACG GTGAAATATTTGGAGGAATTCATGTGGAGAGTGATAGGAATGATGGTGAAGTCCTAATGCAAACTCTAGGAAATTGTTGCTCATGTGGTTCCAGTGGGCACACAGGCCCTTGCTCTGCTGCTGGACATGGGTGTAGTTCTGTTCCGAATGTTTTTTCAACTATCAAGGGGCCGTGGGCCATTATCTATTGGCAG GAGAGTTCAAGAACCTTGTGGTTTGGTCGAGATGCATTTGGTAGGCGGAGCCTGGTTGTTCATTGGCCTACTGTGAAGGATTCTCGGTTTCTGCTATCTTCTGTATCGCCATTTTCTTCTGTTGATCAGAGTTCTG ATTTTGAAGTTGAAAATGGAACTCACCACAATTTTTGGGAGGAGCTTTCATGTGGGATATACAGCTTATCAATGGATGCTTCAAAGCTGGATGGATATCTTATTGGTGAAGTAAAAAACCATGAATGGGGTAATGCCATGCTACTGGAACTGATTAAATGGGAGAGAGTTTCTTTCAATCCAAAACCCAACGAGTTACATGGGACTCTAGAGGGACAACATCACATGTATCCAGCTTCATCAGACATAATGACATTTGAATCAG GGCCAAATCAAACAATGATTTCATTGCCTGCTCATAATGTGTTAAGTGCTCTAAGAAAATCTGTGATGCTGCGCGCTTCGCAACACAGAATCTTCGAG GCAGGAAGATGTTATAGTAGACGAGAAGAACATGTTCCAGTGGCAGTCTTGTTTTCTGGTGGGCTTGATTCTATGATACTTGCTGCATTGTTGGATGAGTGTCTAGATCCCAGCT ATGGGATTGACTTACTTAATGTGAGCTTTGATGGTCAATCTGCTCCTGATAGAATCTCTGCCAAGGCAGGACTGAAGGAACTGAGAAGAATTGCACCACTGAGAAG GTGGAAGCTTGTAGAGATTGATTCAGACTTGTCGAAATTGACCTTGGAAATGAAGCACGTCATGTCACTTATTAACCCTGCAAACACGTATATG GACCTGAACATAGGGGTTGCTTTGTGGTTGGCCGCAAGTGGTGATGGTTGGGTCTCTGAAAGACCTAGCAATAACAGTGACGAGAATCAACAACGCCTCAGGTACAAGTCCGAGGCTAGGATTGTCCTAGTTGGTTCGGGTGCTGATGAGCAGTGTGCTGGTTATGGAAGGCATAGAACAAAATATAGATGTGGCGG TTGGCATGGGCTTAATGAGGAAATGAAGTTGGATATGCAGAGAATATGGAAACGAAATATGGGGAGAGATGACAGATGCATTGCTGATAATGGAAAGGAG GCTAGATTTCCTTTCTTGGATGAAGATGTCATTAGGGTGCTTCTTGACATCCCTTTGTGGGAGGTTACTAACCTGGATCAACCTAGTGGAACAGGTGATAAGAAGATCCTCAGGGAG GTGGCACAAATGCTTGGTTTACATGAGGCAGCTGTTCTCCCTAAAAGAGCAATCCAG